Proteins found in one Rhipicephalus microplus isolate Deutch F79 unplaced genomic scaffold, USDA_Rmic scaffold_34, whole genome shotgun sequence genomic segment:
- the LOC119185801 gene encoding uncharacterized protein LOC119185801 encodes MATARRFPVPEHVMWTNCLENLPHISNDTVADLINQAPTSSKQQTKSYAFAVEAYTLPSSVVTNACDTSLGIVYARATCYRSQKKSGRPYKVSLALKSDSGAVADSACECSAGAGGACSHILAALRLLVLLKQKGFKEAPPELSCTELPQQWRRPRRQGIRPMAVQNVDWRSPREGGMGMPMPVRLFDARAEEQKEQQHLDAIHSLGEDLQSLGTFAFAAILRAAGGPSVDTKLGPAPAGSALSYQQAKLPAGFTTWMSPSISQGAATVTPVPALTLFSDGASQPPLPGRFTAEEWRVLTEIQLSQEEARDLELNSRQQRLSERWRQARANRLTASTFGRVVRRQAWTEKGLRNLIEPKDLTHVRPVQYGIRNENMAKDRYIAVMNSYGHNVSVQHCGLVVDPVCPWLGATPDGLVYDPEELSYGVLEVKCPHSLKDSEPEEAKKRKFSLVFGENAEPQLDRDHEYYAQVLGQMALTGCLWGDFVVCSEKWIGIERIWFDRNEWEDMRKKLDAFFFEQMLPHLARR; translated from the exons ATGGCCACAGCAAGACGTTTCCCAGTGCCCGAACATGTGATGTGGACAAACTGTTTAGAAAACTTGCCGCATATATCGAACGACACTGTAGCGGACCTAATAAACCAGGCGCCGACGTCATCCAAGCAGCAAACAAAATCTTATGCCTTCGCCGTGGAAGCGTACACCTTGCCGTCGTCGGTTGTGACCAACGCCTGTGACACAAG TCTCGGGATTGTCTATGCACGTGCCACGTGCTACCGAAGCCAGAAGAAGAGTGGGCGGCCGTACAAAGTCAGCTTGGCTTTGAAAAGCGACAGTGGAGCAGTGGCAGATTCCGCTTGTGAGTGCTCCGCTGGGGCTGGTGGTGCCTGCAGCCACATTCTTGCGGCTCTGCGCCTCCTTGTTCTGCTGAAGCAGAAGGGCTTCAAAGAGGCACCACCAGAGCTTTCATGCACCGAGTTGCCGCAGCAATGGAGGCGCCCCCGACGACAAGGCATCAGGCCTATGGCCGTGCAGAACGTGGACTGGCGGAGTCCACGTGAGGGTGGCATGGGCATGCCAATGCCCGTGCGACTTTTTGATGCGCGGGCTGAGGAGCAAAAGGAGCAGCAACACCTTGATGCGATCCATAGCCTGGGAGAGGACCTCCAGAGCCTCGGGACCTTCGCCTTTGCTGCCATTCTCCGTGCTGCTGGGGGGCCGTCAGTGGACACAAAGCTTGGGCCTGCGCCTGCGGGGTCTGCACTGTCGTACCAGCAGGCAAAACTCCCTGCAGGCTTCACTACGTGGATGTCACCCAGCATTTCGCAAGGGGCAGCCACCGTGACACCAGTGCCAGCTTTGACTCTGTTTAGTGACGGAGCCTCACAGCCACCCTTGCCCGGCAGATTCACGGCTGAAGAATGGAGGGTGTTGACT GAGATCCAGCTGTCACAAGAAGAAGCTCGGGACCTCGAGCTGAACTCAAGGCAGCAGCGGCTCAGTGAACGCTGGCGACAGGCACGGGCAAATCGACTGACAGCGTCAACTTTCGGCCGCGTCGTCAGGCGGCAGGCATGGACGGAGAAGGGCCTCCGTAACCTCATTGAGCCGAAGGACCTCACGCACGTCCGTCCGGTGCAATATGGCATAAGGAATGAGAACATGGCCAAAGATAGGTATATAGCTGTCATGAACAGCTACGGGCACAATGTGTCAGTGCAGCATTGCGGCCTTGTGGTAGACCCTGTGTGCCCTTGGTTGGGTGCAACACCAGACGGACTCGTGTACGACCCAGAAGAACTTTCATATGGTGTGTTGGAGGTCAAGTGCCCCCATTCTCTGAAAGACTCTGAGCCAGAGGAAGcgaagaaaagaaagttttcCTTGGTGTTCGGGGAAAATGCTGAACCGCAGCTGGACAGAGACCATGAGTATTATGCTCAGGTGCTTGGGCAGATGGCCCTCACTGGCTGCTTGTGGGGCGATTTTGTCGTGTGTTCGGAAAAGTGGATTGGCATTGAGCGCATTTGGTTCGACAGGAACGAGTGGGAGGATATGCGCAAAAAGCTTGATGCCTTCTTCTTTGAGCAAATGCTGCCCCATCTTGCCAGGCGGTAA